The genomic stretch GTGGTTTGCCCTTCAGGAGGAAGTTCTTCATGTGGTGTTTAATGGTGATCATGTGGTTGACCATTTCAGCAATTGCTTTAACTTATGGCATCTCGATCGTGATTGTAACGCCAAAAGACTATAGAAAACAATTGAGCCATGTCATCGAGACTGCTGTCACAGTGTGGTGCGGTGTGATGGCACTCTTGCTGTTGGGGAACACGATTCGGTTGATTAACAGGTGGTTCAAAACTCGTGGTAACAATGTGGATCCAAGAATTAAACGTGCAGTTCAATCGCAAAGCAATGATAAGAATGAGGGTCTTCAAATGTGTTGATACTACTTTGTGGTAGAAATTGACATATCAAAGCTAGCCAAGTGATACTCTTCCATCGGCCAGTTGATTGAGTAATGCTGCTTGGATTCCAACTCAAAACAAGAAGAGTCTGTGTATTGATGGATTTGGCTGGACTTGGTTTCAAATCCTCACCCAAATCCACTCTACTAAGTGTTGGATTTGAAATCCTTAAAAAGTTGTTGGATTAGGGTATCATTTCGAATCCTTTCTTTTACATCTCTTAGTCTCTCCCTTTGAGTAATGCATCTTGTTTCTGTAAGTAGTGAAGAATGGATAGCATGCAATGACCATAGTATTTGATTTAACTTTGTATTGTTAGAGTGTGGTTTTAGACCTCACCTGCATATGCTGGTTGTGATAGTATTGGGTTCTAGAAATTGTTTATGTCATTTaaaatagtgaatttgaaatagTCAATTGCCATGTGTAATCTGAATTATCTTTAAATTTATGGAGAAATTATCTTATAAAGTTAGTTAAACAAATTAGTTGAGTGAATATTTATTGGCAAACATTGTGTGACATTGCTATATGTATCAATATATTATTTAATCTATATTTACCAAACTAAGTTACTTGACATAGTTAAAAAGAACATAACTCAAATGAATAGATAAATGTTGTTCgaagaaaaattttcacttGTTTAGTTAGTTAAGGGAAGACTTGACTACAAAATAGGTAAAGCCCGTTATTAAGCAATTGAGTTACTAAACCTCTTCAATTATGGTACATAGGAGAGATAAATCACTTAATCGAAAACCAAAttcttaatttgattttttttaacaagcGCTCAATAGGCACTCGTTAAGGCACTTAAACCACACACAACCTTCCATGTGAATCTGCACGTTAACAAATATTATCCtctcttatatttatatactttttctttttaattttatcaaataaaaaatgTAATACATGAACCACATCTTAACGAGTGCCCGGCGCTGGTTGGACAAAACCTTAACGACTTTCTATATACACTAGTATTTTGCCCGTACATTAGCATGGATTATTTGTTGTTTTGGTTACTTATGAATCTTAGCAAGACATGAATAATTCACTAATTGTATCTTATTTATTGAttcatatttatttcaaaaaatattgtaTTCCAAATGTCCAACTGtcaatttttaaaaacttttttatGTAAATTTATTATAACGTGATAGTATTCATTATATCTTAGGATGCATAACAGGTGTTCTTTAAAATGGTCATCAAACTTTAAATTGAGTATACACCTACAAttacctattagtttttagttaaagaaaaaaaaatgcaacaatcaattttatcaaaaatgaattttcaatttctagcaatattataatattaatATTACCAATGTAACAATTAAATTCGCACTAAGAAAAGTTACTATATATGGATAGAAAAAGTAGTTCAAATTTATTGAAACAGATGTAAGTTGTTAGAAGAGAGTGTGATACACAAGTAAATAAAAACCAAGTATTCATTAGccctttaattcttttttttttttgtaacccGGAACATACTCCGACTCGAACCCTTAGGACTCGAGTCGGCACACCAAACCGGAGGAGTACACCACAGCCCCATGCAGCGATCTCAGGCGAGTCACGACGGTTCAAATTCAAGGTAAGATTAGAACTTAGGACCACAAGAGTCCTGAAGAGCCCGCTTACCATTGGACCACCCCCGCGAGAGCTAGCCctttaattttcttcaattaagCATGCcacaaaagagagagaaaataagcatatacatacacatataaaataGATTCTACCTATCATATTAtaatgagtaaatcttatatacactgacggtgtatacactattacagTTGGATATACgacacatatgcaaaatttgagtttgaaatttaaattcgaATTATATGTCATGTATTTAATGgtgaaagtgtatacactgtcagtgtatagaagattaatcctaTTATAATTGCCAACTAAACAGTGTAACTGAATTAATACAAATTTCAAATGAATTCATTTCCAATAATTCATAAAATCCAAATTCATTTATTGCAACAGGAAGATAAACTGAATATATGTTCATTTAAACATGATTATATGGGTGTAGTATGAGCTCTTAGATAAGACTGTCAATCTGACTAGTCTCCTTTGAGTTCAGCTTGAAAATTGAGGATTGTGCCTTATATTTTAACTAGACTGGATATAGTTTGGACCTAAATATTAGGCCGATTGAAAGCGAGCTAACCTTGAACCTTATTAAACTCAATCCAATTATAGCCTGGTCCAagtaattatatatatttaagtATATAAAATACATAATAATAATGTATGTAATCTATAATTATGCATATTATGTCTTAAAAAATTATTAGTCTAAAGAGAATCATATAGTGATACaccaatattaaacatatactACCACACGTAGTTATGCATTAATGGTGAATTTCGATTGAATCCGAGCTAAGTCTAAAGCTCTAACAATTTTGTAAGTCGAGTATGAGATTCATAAATTTATAATGATGAACTACTCAACCCCTAAGCTCAAAAGTTCCAAACTCTAATTCTTTTGAGAGCTGAGTTGAACTTGCTAAAGTCCCGCTCATTAAGTCCGATTGATCGACTAAGAAGGATTGATTTCACACGTTGCGTTCACAAGCCGTGACTTTTTCAGAAAATCAGTAGTGTTGAGCAAGAGTTGAGAAATTCAATCTCCATTTCGTCTCTCAAAAGCAGTCCTTCCTGACTGACGCGTCCTGGTCTAAGCCTCTCTCAAGGTTTACCAAACTGCGTGTTAATCTATCTAGTCATCATCATAAACTAAAATAATTCTGAGTAGAAAGTGGAAACCTCCCGCTTTTTATTTTACAGATTGCTAATTCGTCGTCACTTTCGAAGACACTTCTCTGAAGCTGCCATGTAAGTTACTACGATCGATCTCCTAGATGTTTGCTGGCGGCAAAATACTGTGTCCGCGTCTGGTGTGACATTGCACTATGGCATTTTCTTCTTTCTGCTCAATGACTCTGTCAATGCATAAATGGAAAAGAATAGTAGAAGACTTCTTGAGAAGTCAAGTCAACGAGCCGAGCAGCAAATACCTTCCACCATGTATAAATCTGTCTTGAATGGCAATAAGGAGAACCCAATTTGAGAGGCTTAGACAGAAAACTAGAGAGGGAGAAAATCAGGAAAGGCTCAAACAGGAAACTAGAGAGGAAGAGATGGGGGAAAGGCTTAATGATGCTGCAGTTAAGGGTGATGCTGAAACCCACCTGCGTGATGCTGCAGTTAAGGGTGATGCTGCAACCCTTAAGCGGCTAATTCGAGAAGATCCACTTGTTCTTGCTAAAGTTAGTTTGAATTGCCAGGATAAGAATCCCTTGCACATAGCAGCAAGTCTTGGGCATGAGGAGTTTGTACAAGAAATTTTAGAAGTCAATGGTGAAATGTGCTTGGCTCGTGATCGACTTGGGAGAAATCCATTGCATCTCGCAGCTATCCACGGCAGAGTGACTGTCTTACAACAGCTGATTCGTGCCAAACCCCTAGCAGCTCGAGAAAAGGTTGCCGGAGGAGGGACTGTGTTACATTTGTGTGTCAAGTATAATCAGCTCGAAGCTTTGAAGTTTCTGCTCCAGACCATAAAGGATGATGAGTTCGTCAATTTGAAAGATGGTGATGGAATGACCGTGCTTCATCTGGCAATTTGTGATGAGCAAAATAAGGTGTGTTTTTAAGTGTACTGATAAGTGGGCGTTTGTTAAAGTAAAtctcttttaatttttaagcTTCACCTCAATCTTGAGTTCATTTGAATGACTAGTGCAATTTAATCTTGTTCTTAATTCTCAGTTAATACAATCACTTTACCCGTTCACATCTTCCTTAATTGCATCCTGCATCTTGCCAGTAACATATCAAGTTTTCTGCTAGAAGTGATTTTACTGAACAGTGAACGCCTGCAATCTTCAACAAATGAAATTTGCATTCAACTTTGATGAACTGGGCAGGTAAAAATTGCACTTGAATGAGCTAGCTAATGAACACGAAAGTGCCAACTCAAGCATGGAAGTGGAAGTTTCTGAATCTTCTTGGCTCTATAtgattgactttgacttggtcTATCCAGTGACTTTTTTATCTAATTAgcttgaaaaatatatatatatatatgcagaCAATCAAATACTTGTTAGACGGCAAGAAAGTGGATGTGAACGCGACGAATGCAAATGGGAACACCGCATTAGACCTCCTCCATGAAGAAGCT from Coffea eugenioides isolate CCC68of chromosome 8, Ceug_1.0, whole genome shotgun sequence encodes the following:
- the LOC113780954 gene encoding ankyrin repeat-containing protein BDA1-like; its protein translation is MAIRRTQFERLRQKTREGENQERLKQETREEEMGERLNDAAVKGDAETHLRDAAVKGDAATLKRLIREDPLVLAKVSLNCQDKNPLHIAASLGHEEFVQEILEVNGEMCLARDRLGRNPLHLAAIHGRVTVLQQLIRAKPLAAREKVAGGGTVLHLCVKYNQLEALKFLLQTIKDDEFVNLKDGDGMTVLHLAICDEQNKTIKYLLDGKKVDVNATNANGNTALDLLHEEANSEIAQYLKDAGAERAKKDIAGSDWLSRKRETLMVVASLIATMAFQAGVSPAGGVWQDDSLPGAEPHTAGKAVMAYKHPRYYRNFIRTNTVAFVSSLSTILFLISGLPFRHRFFMWALMVIMWLTISAIATAYGISIAIVTPKDHRKQLSHVIETAVTVWCGVMALLLLGNTMRLANRWLKRRGIDLFKKVRHRNRDVQPQTNHNQENLQQIHCS